One genomic window of Erinaceus europaeus chromosome 7, mEriEur2.1, whole genome shotgun sequence includes the following:
- the KPNA3 gene encoding importin subunit alpha-4: MAENPGLENHRIKSFKNKGRDVETMRRHRNEVTVELRKNKRDEHLLKKRNVPQEESLEDSDVDADFKAQNVTLEAILQNATSDNPVVQLSAVQAARKLLSSDRNPPIDDLIKSGILPILVKCLERDDNPSLQFEAAWALTNIASGTSAQTQAVVQSNAVPLFLRLLHSPHQNVCEQAVWALGNIIGDGPQCRDYVISLGVVKPLLSFINPSIPITFLRNVTWVIVNLCRNKDPPPPMETVQEILPALCVLIYHTDINILVDTVWALSYLTDGGNEQIQMVIDSGVVPFLVPLLSHQEVKVQTAALRAVGNIVTGTDEQTQVVLNCDVLSHFPNLLSHPKEKINKEAVWFLSNITAGNQQQVQAVIDAGLIPMIIHQLAKGDFGTQKEAAWAISNLTISGRKDQVEYLVQQNVIPPFCNLLSVKDSQVVQVVLDGLKNILIMAGDEASTIAEIIEECGGLEKIDVLQQHENEDIYKLAFEIIDQYFSGDDIDEDPSLIPEATQGGTYNFDPTANLQTKEFNF, translated from the exons AACAAAAGAGATGAACATttactgaaaaaaagaaatgttcctcAAGAAGAGAGTTTGGAAGATTCAGATGTTGATGCTGATTTTAAAGCA caaaATGTAACACTAGAAGCTATCTTGCAG AATGCCACAAGTGATAACCCAGTGGTCCAGCTGAGTGCTGTTCAGGCtgcaag AAAGCTGTTATCCAGTGACAGAAACCCACCAATTGATGACCTAATAAAATCTGGCATTTTACCAATTCTAGTCAAATGTCTAGAAAGGGATGATAA ccCTTCGTTACAGTTTGAAGCTGCTTGGGCATTAACTAATATAGCATCAGGAACTTCTGCACAGACTCAAGCTGTTGTACAGTCTA ATGCCGTACCTCTTTTTCTGAGACTGCTTCACTCGCCACACCAGAATGTTTGTGAACAGGCAGTATGGGCTTTAGGAAACATTATAG GTGATGGTCCTCAATGTAGAGATTATGTCATATCACTGGGAGTTGTCAAACCTCTTCTGTCCTTCATCAATCCCTCCATTCCCATCACCTTCCTTCGGAACGTCACATGGGTCATTGTCAATCTCTGCAGGAATAAGGACCCCCCACCGCCTATGGAGACAGTTCAGGAG ATTTTGCCAGCATTATGTGTCCTCATATACCATACAGACATAAAC ATTCTTGTAGATACTGTTTGGGCTCTATCATACCTGACAGATGGAGGCAATGAACAAATACAGATGGTTATTGATTCAGGAGTTGTGCCTTTTCTAGTGCCCCTTCTGAGCCACCAGGAGGTGAAAGTTCAA ACAGCAGCACTCAGAGCAGTTGGCAACATTGTGACTGGCACTGATGAACAGACCCAGGTTGTACTCAACTGTGATGTGCTCTCACATTTCCCAAATCTCTTATCACAcccaaaagaaaagataaataag GAAGCAGTGTGGTTCCTTTCCAACATAACAGCAGGCAACCAACAACAAGTTCAAGCTGTAATAGATGCTGGATTAATCCCTATGATTATTCATCAGCTTGCTAAG GGGGACTTTGGAACACAAAAAGAAGCTGCATGGGCAATTAGCAACTTAACGATAAGTGGTAGAAAAGATCAA GTTGAGTACCTTGTTCAGCAGAATGTAATACCTCCATTCTGTAATTTACTCTCTGTAAAAGATTCTCAAGTTGTTCAGGTGGTTCTCGATGGTCTGAAAAACATTCTGATAATGGCTGGTGATGAAGCAAGCACAATAGCTGAAATAATAGAAGAATGTGGAG GTTTGGAGAAAATTGACGTTTTACAGCAACATGAAAACGAAGACATCTATAAGTTAGCATTTGAAATCATAGATCagtatttctctggtgatgat ATTGATGAAGATCCTAGCCTCATTCCTGAAGCAACACAAGGAGGTACTTACAACTTTGACCCAACAGCCAACCTTCAAACTAAagaatttaatttttaa